A DNA window from Bacteroides cellulosilyticus contains the following coding sequences:
- a CDS encoding OmpA family protein, which yields MKSKLVILSLLLSGATIANAQTKEKYYSESWKDNFFISVGVGGQVVTNPSNFDYGFGESITPLVNVSLGKFFSPVWGIRGQVAGWSGKLHTQYPFENVGKEENWYNYKKKFVALNADAMLNLTNLFCGYKEGRKFEFMFFVGPTLNISNSYSTWNLATKTTEVTNADGSLTYKQELDPSKSYPKDDKVRLLVGASLGLGAKYNIDQKWAIDLEARGTVSPSVFGSVSDAKTEGIVGLTVGATYTFGGKKFVACGSKVDQNAINNEINKYRSELAQAQADLANAKNALANAKPVTKEVVKEIEVAGPRAIFFKIGSARIDDYGMVNIQLAAKILKANPDKKYKVAGYADKATGSASWNQKLSEKRAQAVYDALIKEGVDKDQLELVGFGGTANMFGKNYLNRVVILE from the coding sequence ATGAAAAGTAAATTAGTAATATTATCTTTACTGTTGTCAGGGGCAACCATTGCCAATGCACAGACTAAAGAAAAGTACTACAGTGAAAGCTGGAAGGACAATTTCTTTATCAGTGTAGGCGTGGGTGGACAAGTTGTGACCAACCCCAGCAACTTTGATTATGGATTCGGTGAATCCATAACACCTCTGGTGAATGTATCACTGGGAAAATTCTTCAGCCCGGTATGGGGTATCCGTGGTCAGGTTGCCGGATGGTCCGGTAAACTTCATACTCAATACCCTTTTGAAAACGTAGGCAAAGAGGAGAATTGGTATAACTATAAGAAGAAGTTCGTTGCATTGAATGCTGATGCAATGCTGAACCTGACTAACCTCTTCTGCGGTTACAAAGAAGGCCGTAAATTTGAGTTTATGTTCTTTGTAGGTCCTACATTGAATATCTCAAATTCTTATAGTACCTGGAATCTTGCAACAAAGACCACTGAGGTTACTAACGCTGATGGTTCTTTGACTTATAAGCAAGAACTGGATCCTTCTAAGAGTTATCCTAAAGATGATAAGGTACGTCTGTTGGTTGGCGCAAGCTTAGGTTTGGGTGCTAAATACAACATTGACCAGAAATGGGCTATCGATCTCGAAGCTCGTGGTACAGTATCTCCTTCTGTTTTCGGTTCTGTAAGCGATGCTAAGACTGAAGGTATTGTAGGCTTAACTGTAGGTGCAACCTATACTTTCGGTGGCAAGAAGTTCGTAGCTTGTGGCTCGAAAGTTGATCAGAATGCTATCAACAACGAAATCAATAAGTACAGAAGTGAACTGGCACAAGCTCAGGCTGATCTGGCTAATGCTAAGAACGCTTTGGCTAACGCTAAGCCTGTAACTAAGGAAGTAGTGAAGGAAATTGAAGTTGCCGGTCCTCGTGCCATCTTCTTCAAGATTGGTAGCGCTCGCATCGATGATTACGGTATGGTTAACATCCAGTTGGCCGCTAAGATCCTGAAGGCTAACCCGGATAAGAAGTACAAAGTTGCCGGTTATGCTGACAAGGCTACGGGTAGCGCTTCCTGGAACCAGAAGTTGTCTGAAAAACGTGCTCAGGCTGTTTACGACGCATTGATTAAGGAAGGCGTTGATAAGGATCAGCTCGAACTCGTTGGATTCGGTGGTACTGCTAACATGTTCGGTAAGAACTATTTGAACCGAGTAGTAATTCTGGAATAA
- a CDS encoding PCMD domain-containing protein, whose protein sequence is MMQKKICMYGLLSAFLCCGTALAQQQQHTVEMIPFGDMDQWIDRQIKESGIIGGALKNVYAIGPTATIRENKAYKNMGGSPWATSNVMARVTGITKTNTSVFPEKRGDGYCARMDTRMESVKVLGIVDITVLAAGSMFLGEVNEPIKGTKNPQKMLNSGIPFTKKPIAVQFDYKVNMSDREKRIRATGFSRITDVEGKDFPEVNLFLQKRWEDKDGNIFAKRVGTMVVRYYNTTDWHNNATYSVMYGDITGDPAYKPHMMRLQVEERYAINSKGESVPVKEVAWGTEEDAPTHLLLQFTSSHGGAYIGSPGNSLWIDNVKLVY, encoded by the coding sequence ATGATGCAGAAGAAAATTTGTATGTACGGTTTGCTATCCGCTTTTTTATGTTGCGGAACGGCACTTGCACAGCAGCAACAGCATACTGTGGAAATGATTCCGTTCGGAGACATGGATCAATGGATAGACCGTCAGATTAAAGAGTCGGGCATTATCGGTGGTGCGTTGAAGAATGTATATGCTATCGGACCGACTGCAACTATTCGTGAGAATAAGGCCTATAAGAATATGGGTGGTTCGCCATGGGCTACTTCGAATGTTATGGCGCGTGTAACGGGTATTACTAAAACCAATACTTCAGTGTTTCCCGAGAAGCGTGGTGATGGCTACTGTGCCCGTATGGATACCCGTATGGAAAGCGTAAAAGTATTGGGTATTGTTGATATCACAGTACTTGCCGCAGGTTCTATGTTTTTGGGGGAAGTGAATGAGCCGATTAAGGGCACAAAGAATCCGCAAAAGATGCTGAATTCCGGTATTCCCTTTACCAAGAAACCTATCGCTGTGCAGTTTGACTATAAAGTTAATATGTCTGATAGGGAAAAGCGTATTCGTGCTACCGGTTTTAGCCGGATAACGGACGTAGAAGGTAAAGACTTCCCGGAGGTGAATTTGTTTTTGCAGAAGCGTTGGGAAGACAAAGATGGCAATATTTTTGCTAAGCGGGTAGGGACTATGGTGGTTCGTTACTATAATACCACTGATTGGCATAATAATGCTACGTATTCAGTCATGTATGGAGATATTACCGGTGATCCTGCTTATAAGCCTCATATGATGCGTTTGCAAGTAGAAGAACGTTACGCAATTAATAGTAAAGGTGAAAGTGTTCCGGTCAAAGAAGTAGCATGGGGAACAGAAGAAGATGCTCCTACACATTTATTATTGCAGTTTACTTCCAGCCATGGAGGAGCATACATAGGTTCTCCCGGTAATTCACTCTGGATCGATAATGTGAAACTGGTATATTAA
- a CDS encoding sulfotransferase family protein: MGLLEFNKLPINTLVGADWKTFNAITKGREIDAAYKGKYRLTKAVCRLLSTLAPLQNGRYEKRLASQPLEHDPVFILGHWRSGTTFVHNVFSCDKHFGYNTTYQTVFPHLMMWGQPFFKKNMSWLMPDKRPTDNMELAVDLPQEEEFALANMMPYTYYNFWFLPKYQQEYADKYLLFDDITEKELKVFEEVFTKLIKISLWNTNGTQFLSKNPPHTGRVKELVKMFPNAKFIYLMRNPYTVFESTRSFFTNTIQPLKLQDISNDEIEKNILSIYAKLYHKYEADKSCIPAGNLVEVKFEDFEADAMGMTEQIYRDLSIPGFAEARNDIEKYVGGKKGYKKNKYRYDDRTVQLVQDNWNFALEQWKYEL, from the coding sequence ATGGGTTTACTGGAATTTAACAAACTCCCTATAAATACTTTGGTGGGAGCCGATTGGAAAACATTTAATGCCATTACGAAAGGACGGGAAATTGATGCGGCATACAAAGGCAAATACCGTTTGACTAAGGCGGTATGTCGTCTGCTTTCTACACTGGCTCCTTTACAGAACGGACGTTATGAGAAACGGTTGGCATCCCAACCGCTAGAGCATGATCCGGTATTCATTCTTGGCCATTGGCGCAGCGGAACGACCTTTGTGCATAATGTCTTCTCATGCGACAAGCATTTTGGCTATAATACTACTTACCAAACTGTATTTCCGCATCTGATGATGTGGGGACAGCCTTTCTTCAAGAAGAACATGAGCTGGCTGATGCCTGATAAGCGTCCTACAGATAACATGGAACTTGCTGTAGATCTGCCACAGGAAGAAGAGTTTGCACTTGCCAATATGATGCCTTATACCTATTATAACTTTTGGTTCCTCCCAAAGTATCAGCAGGAATATGCAGATAAATATTTGCTGTTCGATGATATAACGGAAAAGGAACTGAAGGTTTTTGAAGAAGTATTTACCAAATTGATTAAGATATCATTGTGGAATACTAACGGAACACAGTTCTTGAGTAAGAATCCGCCCCATACGGGACGTGTGAAAGAGCTGGTCAAAATGTTCCCTAATGCTAAATTTATCTATCTGATGCGTAATCCTTATACGGTGTTCGAGAGTACCCGAAGTTTCTTCACGAATACAATCCAGCCGTTGAAGTTGCAGGACATCAGTAATGACGAAATTGAAAAGAATATTCTTTCTATTTATGCCAAACTGTATCATAAATACGAGGCTGATAAATCTTGCATTCCTGCCGGTAATCTGGTGGAAGTGAAGTTCGAAGACTTCGAAGCGGATGCTATGGGGATGACTGAGCAGATTTATCGCGATTTGTCTATTCCCGGGTTTGCTGAAGCACGCAATGATATAGAAAAGTATGTAGGTGGAAAGAAGGGATATAAGAAGAATAAATATAGATATGATGATCGCACCGTGCAATTGGTTCAGGATAACTGGAACTTTGCATTGGAGCAGTGGAAATATGAACTTTAA
- the cysN gene encoding sulfate adenylyltransferase subunit CysN: protein MENNSKLNIKEFLDKDEQKDLLRFLTAGSVDDGKSTLIGRLLFDSKKLYEDQLDALERDSKRMGNAGDHIDYALLLDGLKAEREQGITIDVAYRYFSTNNRKFIIADTPGHEQYTRNMITGGSTANLAIILVDARTGVITQTRRHSFLVSLLGIKHVVLAVNKMDLVDFSEERFNEIVKEYKQFIAPLGIPDVTCIPLSALDGDNVVERSERTPWYNGISLLDFLETVHIDNDHNLSDFRFPVQYVLRPNLDFRGFCGKVASGIVRKGDEVIALPSGKKSRVKSIVAYDGELDYAFPPQSVTLTLEDEIDVSRGEMLVHPDNLPVVDRNFEAMLVWMDEEPMDLNKSFFIKQTTNLSRSRISSIKYKVDVNTMDQLSVDNGQLMPDDLPMQLNQIARVVLTTAKELFFDPYQKNKATGAFILIDPITNNTSAVGMIIDRVEDKDMHLSEDLPVLNLPKLEIAPEHYEAIEKAVKDLKRQGIEVKIIK, encoded by the coding sequence ATGGAGAATAACTCTAAACTAAATATCAAGGAGTTTCTGGATAAAGACGAACAGAAAGACTTACTCCGCTTTCTGACTGCCGGTTCGGTGGATGATGGAAAATCTACGCTGATCGGGCGTTTGTTGTTTGATAGCAAGAAATTGTATGAAGACCAGTTAGATGCATTGGAACGTGATAGTAAACGTATGGGAAATGCTGGTGATCACATTGATTACGCATTGCTGCTAGATGGTCTGAAAGCAGAACGTGAACAAGGTATTACGATTGATGTGGCATATCGATATTTCTCTACTAATAATCGTAAATTCATCATTGCTGATACTCCGGGACACGAGCAATATACGCGTAATATGATTACCGGCGGTTCAACGGCTAATCTGGCTATCATTCTTGTAGATGCCCGTACCGGTGTCATTACACAGACGCGTCGTCATTCTTTTCTGGTGTCTTTGTTGGGCATTAAGCATGTGGTGCTGGCTGTTAATAAAATGGACTTGGTAGACTTCTCTGAGGAGCGCTTTAATGAAATCGTTAAAGAGTATAAACAGTTTATTGCACCATTGGGTATTCCTGATGTGACTTGTATTCCGCTCTCCGCTTTGGATGGCGATAATGTAGTGGAGAGGTCTGAACGCACTCCATGGTACAATGGTATTTCTTTGCTCGATTTCTTGGAGACTGTCCATATTGATAACGATCATAACCTGTCGGACTTCCGTTTCCCGGTACAGTATGTATTGCGCCCTAATCTTGATTTCCGTGGTTTTTGCGGTAAAGTTGCATCAGGGATAGTGCGTAAAGGGGATGAAGTGATAGCGTTACCTTCAGGCAAAAAATCACGTGTTAAGAGCATTGTTGCGTATGACGGTGAACTGGATTATGCTTTTCCGCCTCAATCTGTAACTTTAACGCTGGAAGATGAGATTGACGTATCGAGAGGAGAGATGTTGGTACATCCTGATAATTTACCAGTTGTAGATCGCAATTTTGAGGCCATGCTGGTGTGGATGGATGAAGAGCCGATGGATCTCAATAAATCCTTCTTCATCAAGCAGACTACTAATTTGAGTCGTTCACGTATCAGTAGCATTAAATATAAAGTAGATGTTAATACGATGGATCAGTTGTCCGTTGATAATGGACAATTGATGCCTGATGATCTGCCTATGCAGTTAAATCAGATAGCCCGTGTTGTTCTTACTACTGCCAAGGAATTATTCTTTGATCCTTATCAAAAAAATAAGGCAACAGGTGCATTCATTCTGATTGATCCGATTACCAATAATACCAGTGCTGTCGGTATGATTATCGATAGGGTAGAGGATAAGGATATGCATCTTTCTGAAGATCTTCCGGTTTTGAACTTACCGAAGTTAGAAATTGCTCCCGAACACTATGAAGCTATAGAAAAAGCGGTGAAAGATCTGAAGCGCCAAGGTATTGAAGTGAAAATAATCAAATAA
- the cysD gene encoding sulfate adenylyltransferase subunit CysD, whose translation MEEYKLSHLKELEAESIHIIREVAAEFENPVMLYSIGKDSSVMVRLAEKAFYPGKVPFPLMHIDSKWKFKEMIQFRDEYAKKHGWNLIVESNMEAFHAGVGPFTHGSKVHTDLMKTKALLSALDKYKFDAAFGGARRDEEKSRAKERIFSFRDKFHQWDPKNQRPELWDIYNARVHKGESIRVFPLSNWTELDIWQYIRLENIPIVPLYYAKERPCVEIDGNLIMADDDRLPEKYRDQIKMKMVRFRTLGCWPLTGAVESNADTIETIVEEMMTTTKSERTTRVIDFDQDASMEQKKREGYF comes from the coding sequence ATGGAAGAATATAAATTGAGCCATCTGAAAGAACTCGAAGCAGAGTCTATTCATATCATCCGTGAAGTGGCAGCGGAATTTGAAAATCCGGTGATGCTTTATAGTATTGGAAAAGACTCTTCGGTAATGGTTCGCCTTGCCGAAAAAGCCTTTTATCCGGGTAAAGTACCCTTCCCGTTGATGCATATCGATTCGAAGTGGAAATTTAAGGAAATGATTCAATTCCGCGATGAGTATGCCAAAAAGCATGGCTGGAATCTGATCGTAGAAAGTAATATGGAAGCTTTTCATGCAGGTGTAGGACCGTTTACTCATGGAAGTAAAGTACACACAGACTTGATGAAAACTAAGGCTCTTCTGAGTGCTCTGGATAAATATAAATTTGACGCAGCTTTTGGGGGTGCTCGTCGTGACGAAGAGAAATCACGTGCGAAAGAACGTATTTTTTCTTTTCGTGATAAGTTCCACCAATGGGACCCGAAGAACCAACGTCCGGAATTGTGGGATATCTACAATGCCCGTGTGCATAAGGGAGAGAGCATTCGTGTGTTCCCGTTGAGTAACTGGACGGAGCTGGATATCTGGCAATACATTCGTTTGGAAAATATTCCTATTGTTCCGTTGTATTATGCCAAGGAGCGTCCGTGCGTAGAAATTGATGGTAATTTGATTATGGCAGATGATGACCGCCTGCCTGAAAAATATCGTGATCAGATAAAGATGAAAATGGTACGTTTCCGTACATTGGGCTGTTGGCCGTTGACTGGTGCGGTAGAGAGCAATGCGGATACGATTGAGACAATTGTAGAGGAGATGATGACTACCACCAAGAGTGAGCGTACCACCCGTGTAATCGATTTTGATCAGGATGCCAGTATGGAGCAGAAAAAGCGTGAGGGATACTTTTAA
- the cysC gene encoding adenylyl-sulfate kinase: protein MTDNNIYPIFDRMLSREDKEELLGQHSVMIWFTGLSGSGKSTIAIALERELHKRGLLCRILDGDNIRSGINNNLGFSEADRVENIRRIAEVSKLFIDSGIITIAAFISPNNDIREMAANIIGQEDFYEVYVSTPLAECERRDVKGLYAKARRGEIKNFTGISAPFEAPLHPALTLDTSKLSLEESVNQLLDLILPKIQIKK, encoded by the coding sequence ATGACAGACAATAATATATATCCGATTTTTGATAGGATGTTGTCGAGAGAGGATAAAGAAGAACTTCTCGGTCAGCATAGTGTGATGATATGGTTTACCGGATTGAGCGGTTCCGGTAAAAGTACGATAGCTATTGCTTTGGAGCGCGAATTGCATAAGCGAGGTTTACTTTGCCGTATTCTGGACGGGGATAATATCCGTAGCGGCATCAATAATAATTTGGGCTTTAGTGAAGCTGATCGTGTAGAAAATATCCGCCGTATTGCAGAAGTTTCCAAACTTTTTATTGATTCAGGCATTATAACTATTGCTGCTTTTATCAGTCCTAACAATGATATCCGAGAAATGGCGGCTAATATCATCGGGCAGGAGGACTTCTATGAAGTGTATGTCAGTACCCCTTTGGCTGAGTGTGAGCGTAGGGATGTAAAGGGGCTGTACGCAAAGGCACGCCGGGGAGAGATTAAAAATTTTACGGGGATTTCCGCTCCGTTTGAAGCACCTCTTCATCCGGCATTGACGTTAGATACCTCAAAACTCAGCCTGGAAGAGTCAGTCAACCAACTGCTCGACCTCATTTTACCGAAAATACAGATTAAAAAGTGA
- a CDS encoding SLC13 family permease: MTFEIIFVLLALLGMVVALALDKMRPGMVLFSVVVLFLCAGILTPKEMLEGFSNKGMITVAMLFLVSEGIRQSGALGQVIKKLLPQGKTTVFKAQFRMLPTISFISAFLNNTPVVVIFAPIIKRWAESVKLPATKFLIPLSYVTILGGICTLIGTSTNLVVHGMILEAGYEGFTMFELGKVGIFIAIAGIIYLFLFSSKLLPDVRTDAVKQDDEPEEDVGLHRVEAVLGPRFPGINKKLGEFNFQRHYGAAVKEIKRSGQSITANLDNEVLREGDTLVVMADDSFVKTWGESSVFVLLANGKDNEPVPGKGKRWFALLLLILMITGATVGELPVVKEAFPNIKLDMFFFVSVTTIIMAWTKIFPARKYTKYISWDILITIACAFAISKAMVNSGVADVVASYIIGMTEHYGPQVLLAAVFIITNLFTELITNNAAAALAFPLALSISSQMGVSPMPFFVVICMAASASFSTPIGYQTNLIVQGIGNYKFTDFVRIGLPLNIIAFLISIFLIPLIWPF; the protein is encoded by the coding sequence ATGACATTTGAGATAATATTTGTGCTATTGGCACTTTTGGGCATGGTGGTGGCATTGGCATTGGATAAAATGCGCCCCGGCATGGTGCTATTTTCCGTTGTAGTTTTGTTCTTATGTGCCGGCATCCTGACACCCAAAGAGATGCTGGAAGGTTTTAGTAATAAAGGAATGATTACCGTAGCTATGCTATTTTTGGTCAGTGAGGGTATTCGTCAGTCCGGAGCATTGGGACAGGTTATCAAAAAGTTGCTTCCTCAGGGCAAGACGACTGTGTTTAAAGCCCAATTTCGTATGCTTCCCACTATCTCTTTTATTTCTGCCTTTCTTAATAATACTCCTGTTGTTGTAATATTTGCTCCGATAATCAAGCGTTGGGCAGAGTCGGTAAAATTACCTGCTACCAAGTTTTTGATACCTCTTTCTTATGTGACTATTTTGGGGGGTATATGTACTCTTATCGGAACTTCTACTAACCTGGTAGTACACGGCATGATATTAGAGGCAGGTTATGAAGGATTTACTATGTTTGAATTAGGCAAAGTGGGTATTTTCATAGCTATAGCAGGAATTATTTATTTATTTCTATTTTCTTCTAAACTCTTGCCGGATGTTCGTACGGATGCTGTGAAGCAAGATGACGAACCGGAAGAAGATGTTGGTTTGCATCGGGTTGAGGCTGTACTTGGTCCTCGTTTTCCTGGTATTAACAAGAAGTTGGGAGAGTTTAATTTTCAGCGTCACTATGGAGCAGCTGTTAAGGAAATAAAGCGGAGCGGACAAAGTATTACTGCGAATCTGGATAATGAGGTTTTGCGTGAGGGTGATACTTTAGTGGTGATGGCGGATGATTCTTTTGTTAAAACTTGGGGAGAATCTTCCGTATTCGTTTTGTTGGCGAATGGCAAAGATAACGAACCGGTTCCCGGAAAGGGGAAACGTTGGTTTGCCCTTCTTTTGCTGATATTGATGATTACCGGTGCTACAGTAGGCGAACTGCCGGTTGTGAAAGAAGCATTTCCGAATATCAAGCTGGATATGTTTTTCTTTGTTTCTGTGACTACTATCATTATGGCGTGGACTAAAATTTTTCCGGCCCGTAAGTACACTAAATACATTTCATGGGATATCCTGATAACAATTGCGTGTGCTTTTGCCATCAGTAAAGCAATGGTTAATTCCGGTGTGGCAGATGTAGTGGCAAGTTATATCATTGGTATGACTGAACATTACGGTCCTCAGGTGTTGCTGGCAGCTGTATTTATCATTACGAACTTGTTTACCGAATTGATAACCAATAATGCCGCTGCTGCATTAGCTTTCCCTTTAGCGCTCTCCATTTCTTCGCAGATGGGTGTCAGCCCTATGCCTTTCTTTGTAGTGATCTGTATGGCTGCCTCTGCCAGTTTCTCTACACCTATCGGTTATCAGACAAATTTGATTGTGCAAGGTATTGGAAACTATAAGTTCACTGATTTTGTCCGTATCGGATTGCCGCTGAATATTATAGCTTTCTTGATATCCATATTCCTTATTCCATTAATTTGGCCCTTTTAA
- the cysQ gene encoding 3'(2'),5'-bisphosphate nucleotidase CysQ: protein MEQKYILSAIDAALQAGADILSIYNDPASDFEIEKKADNSPLTIADRKAHETITGFLCDTPFPILSEEGKHLPYAERCGWDALWIVDPLDGTKEFIKRNGEFTVNIAWVNHSAPVMGVIYLPVKQELYFAEESIGAYKLSNVTSRGNASLDELIASATRLPSVIERGKFVIVASRSHLTPETEAYIEEMKRQHSEVELISSGSSIKICLVAEGKADVYPRFAPTMEWDTAAGHAIARAAGLEVYQAGKEEPLCYNKENLLNPWFVVEPKQMK, encoded by the coding sequence ATGGAACAAAAATATATATTAAGCGCAATAGATGCTGCTCTGCAAGCCGGTGCAGACATTCTTTCCATCTATAATGACCCGGCATCGGACTTTGAAATAGAAAAAAAAGCGGATAACTCCCCTTTAACCATTGCGGATCGCAAGGCACATGAAACGATTACCGGTTTTCTGTGCGATACTCCTTTTCCCATTCTGAGTGAAGAAGGGAAACATTTACCCTATGCAGAACGCTGTGGATGGGATGCTTTGTGGATTGTAGACCCTCTGGACGGTACCAAGGAGTTTATTAAACGAAATGGAGAGTTTACTGTAAATATCGCATGGGTTAATCATTCAGCACCCGTAATGGGAGTTATTTATCTTCCTGTGAAACAGGAACTTTATTTTGCAGAAGAAAGCATTGGGGCATACAAACTCTCCAATGTAACTTCTCGCGGAAATGCTTCACTGGATGAATTGATTGCATCCGCTACCCGTCTGCCTTCTGTTATCGAAAGAGGTAAATTTGTAATCGTGGCTTCCCGTTCGCATCTAACTCCGGAGACGGAGGCTTATATCGAAGAAATGAAGCGCCAACACTCGGAAGTAGAACTTATATCTAGTGGTAGTTCCATTAAAATCTGCCTTGTAGCCGAAGGAAAGGCAGATGTATATCCTCGTTTTGCACCTACCATGGAATGGGATACGGCAGCAGGACATGCTATTGCACGTGCTGCCGGATTGGAAGTTTATCAGGCTGGAAAAGAAGAGCCGCTTTGTTACAATAAAGAGAATTTACTGAATCCGTGGTTTGTGGTGGAACCTAAGCAAATGAAATAG
- a CDS encoding Gfo/Idh/MocA family protein, which translates to MKKFKFLLLSACIALVACTAKTSSEQQVSDKGTKWSWDKGTIVVETPERPAGQTSVIGLTIPKMEVVRVGFVGLGMRGPGAVERFTYIPGVEIVALCDYEKERAEKCQKYLQRASMPKAAIYSGEKGYEELCKRDDIDLVYIATDWLHHFPVAMCAMENNKNVAIEVPSAMDLKECWALVNMSEKTRKHCMILENCCYDWFEMNTLNMAQQGVFGEVVRAQGAYIHNLEPFWDHYWKNGEDDKLGWRLEYNMKHRGDVYATHGLGPVAQALDIHRGDRMKTLVAMDTKSVVGKSLVEERTGQPCENFRNGDHTTTLIRTENGKVIEIQHDVMTPQPYNRLYQLTGTKGFANKYPIEGYALDAKQLNASGVAPEVDNLNSHSFMPKKDMEALVQKYQHPILKKYGEMAKEVGGHGGMDFIMDSRLVYCLQNGLPLDMDVYDLAEWCCLAELGELSMDNNCAAVAFPDFTRGEWNKVKGYKHAYASPEDESVAMEKAKKITAKLKEKGAVEWAGEAMENKK; encoded by the coding sequence ATGAAGAAATTTAAATTTTTATTGCTGAGCGCATGTATTGCGCTGGTTGCGTGCACAGCTAAAACATCGTCTGAACAACAAGTTTCAGACAAAGGGACAAAATGGAGTTGGGACAAGGGAACTATTGTTGTAGAAACTCCCGAGCGTCCGGCCGGACAAACAAGTGTAATAGGGCTGACCATACCTAAAATGGAAGTGGTTCGTGTGGGATTTGTAGGTTTGGGAATGCGTGGTCCCGGAGCCGTAGAACGTTTTACGTATATTCCGGGTGTAGAAATCGTTGCTTTATGTGACTATGAAAAGGAACGGGCAGAGAAATGTCAGAAGTATCTACAGAGAGCTTCTATGCCTAAAGCCGCTATATATTCAGGTGAGAAAGGATACGAAGAATTGTGTAAACGGGATGATATAGATCTGGTGTATATCGCTACAGATTGGCTGCATCATTTCCCTGTCGCTATGTGTGCGATGGAGAATAATAAAAATGTTGCCATCGAAGTTCCTTCTGCTATGGACTTGAAAGAGTGTTGGGCATTGGTAAATATGAGCGAGAAGACTCGCAAACATTGTATGATTCTTGAGAACTGCTGTTATGACTGGTTTGAAATGAATACTCTGAATATGGCGCAACAGGGTGTGTTTGGTGAGGTCGTTCGTGCCCAGGGAGCTTATATTCATAATCTGGAACCTTTTTGGGATCATTACTGGAAGAATGGTGAAGATGACAAACTGGGTTGGCGTTTGGAATATAATATGAAGCATCGAGGAGATGTATATGCCACTCATGGTCTTGGCCCTGTAGCGCAAGCGTTGGATATACATCGTGGTGACCGTATGAAGACACTCGTTGCTATGGACACCAAATCGGTAGTAGGTAAGTCGTTGGTAGAAGAAAGAACGGGACAGCCTTGTGAGAATTTCCGTAACGGTGACCATACAACTACGTTGATTCGTACGGAGAATGGAAAGGTGATTGAGATACAACATGATGTGATGACTCCGCAACCCTATAACCGTCTATATCAGTTGACCGGTACCAAGGGGTTCGCAAATAAATATCCGATAGAAGGTTATGCATTGGATGCAAAACAATTGAATGCGTCGGGAGTTGCACCTGAGGTAGATAACTTGAATTCCCATAGTTTTATGCCTAAAAAAGATATGGAAGCTCTAGTGCAGAAATATCAGCATCCCATCCTGAAGAAATATGGTGAAATGGCAAAAGAGGTTGGTGGTCATGGTGGCATGGACTTTATTATGGATAGCCGTTTGGTGTATTGCCTGCAAAATGGACTTCCTTTAGATATGGATGTCTATGATTTGGCAGAATGGTGTTGTCTGGCCGAGTTAGGCGAATTGTCTATGGACAACAATTGTGCAGCCGTTGCTTTCCCGGACTTTACCCGTGGCGAATGGAATAAAGTGAAGGGGTATAAGCATGCTTATGCTTCCCCTGAAGATGAAAGTGTTGCCATGGAGAAAGCCAAAAAAATCACGGCAAAGCTGAAAGAAAAAGGTGCCGTAGAATGGGCGGGCGAAGCTATGGAAAATAAAAAGTAG